One part of the Bacteroidota bacterium genome encodes these proteins:
- a CDS encoding DnaJ domain-containing protein has translation MTINEAIQILGLQQPVTAVKIKQQYRAKAREFHPDASGVDTNSEFVKINLAYETLKHKTEFELNNQIFKTRVDFTTLHKPADTRGFYQLPNTVLMQDFKNVIYFFYKYFKINWVDIFYTIYTKVGHANRVNRPIKYLQTIAWVALIILGLPLMLAFLFCSTAFYLIQNALLVNNEKLKHQSYYIILRQILMSAMAILFFYIAYSLFPTLLAIAIIVFTLPAICLVQISLLYSFLNKE, from the coding sequence TTGACTATTAATGAGGCCATACAAATACTTGGACTGCAGCAACCAGTTACAGCCGTAAAAATAAAGCAGCAGTATCGAGCAAAAGCACGTGAGTTTCATCCCGATGCAAGCGGAGTGGATACCAATAGCGAGTTTGTTAAAATAAATTTGGCTTACGAAACACTCAAACACAAAACTGAATTCGAACTGAATAATCAGATTTTTAAGACCAGAGTCGATTTTACGACCTTGCATAAACCGGCTGATACGAGAGGTTTTTATCAATTGCCCAATACAGTTTTAATGCAGGATTTTAAAAATGTAATTTACTTTTTTTACAAGTATTTCAAAATTAATTGGGTCGATATTTTCTATACTATATATACAAAAGTAGGTCATGCGAATAGGGTAAACAGACCTATTAAATATTTACAAACCATAGCATGGGTGGCATTGATTATACTAGGGTTGCCATTGATGTTGGCATTTTTATTTTGTAGCACTGCCTTTTATCTCATACAAAATGCATTACTCGTAAATAACGAAAAATTGAAACATCAATCTTATTATATTATACTAAGGCAAATATTGATGAGTGCAATGGCGATATTGTTTTTTTATATCGCATATTCTTTATTTCCAACATTGCTTGCTATTGCTATTATTGTTTTTACCTTGCCTGCTATATGCTTAGTGCAGATTAGTTTACTATACAGTTTCTTGAATAAGGAATAG
- a CDS encoding M23 family metallopeptidase has protein sequence MEEKKPKQKLIKKLKVRYRLVLMTENTFEERYSVHLTPMNLFIGISAGIVLFTLIVVSLIAFTPVREYIPGYANSKKFERLYRNQSLALDSMSNVVKDMKFKSRILKDIIDGKTPSDSSMRLMNDSAIGVIQKMIDDRLMAFDNREYFRKEMETNPTVPDNFMFIAPVKGFVTEKFSPDANHSAVDVVAKPDEAVKSTLAGTVVFSSWTPDAGHVIGIQHPNNIFSVYKHNSVLLKNAGAFVNAGDAIAIVGNSGELTTGPHLHFELWHNGSPLNPEDFMKF, from the coding sequence ATGGAAGAAAAAAAACCAAAACAAAAACTCATCAAAAAGTTAAAAGTTCGTTATCGCCTGGTGTTGATGACGGAGAATACTTTTGAAGAAAGATATTCGGTGCATCTCACACCCATGAATTTATTCATCGGCATTAGTGCGGGTATTGTGCTTTTTACACTTATAGTAGTATCGCTCATTGCATTTACACCTGTTAGGGAATATATACCCGGCTACGCCAATTCTAAAAAGTTCGAACGCTTATATAGAAATCAATCGCTTGCTTTGGATTCGATGAGCAATGTTGTAAAAGATATGAAATTCAAATCCAGGATTTTGAAAGATATAATAGATGGTAAAACGCCCAGTGATAGCTCCATGCGATTGATGAACGATTCGGCAATTGGAGTAATACAAAAAATGATTGACGACAGATTGATGGCTTTCGATAACCGCGAATATTTTAGAAAAGAAATGGAGACGAACCCAACAGTTCCCGACAATTTTATGTTTATAGCACCTGTAAAAGGATTTGTGACGGAAAAATTTTCGCCCGATGCAAATCATTCTGCGGTTGATGTGGTGGCCAAACCCGATGAAGCTGTGAAGTCTACTTTGGCAGGTACTGTGGTGTTTTCTTCCTGGACTCCCGATGCAGGACATGTAATAGGCATTCAACACCCCAATAATATATTTTCAGTATATAAACACAATTCCGTTTTACTAAAAAATGCAGGGGCGTTTGTTAACGCAGGCGATGCTATAGCTATTGTAGGCAACAGCGGTGAGCTAACCACAGGGCCTCACTTACATTTCGAACTTTGGCATAATGGTTCGCCCTTGAATCCTGAAGATTTTATGAAATTCTAA